In the genome of Vicia villosa cultivar HV-30 ecotype Madison, WI linkage group LG7, Vvil1.0, whole genome shotgun sequence, one region contains:
- the LOC131615617 gene encoding serine/threonine-protein kinase BSK1 isoform X2 codes for MGCCQSSLFSRVKETENNPLEKQPQQQPQPYQQFHSTATNETEKDFSDPSSFTFSEFSLSDLKSATNNFSSEYIVSESGEKAPNLVYKGRLQNQKRWIAVKKFGKAAWPDPKQFVEEASGVGKLRHPRLANLIGYCCDGDERLLVAEFMPNDTLAKHLFHWENQTIEWAMRLRVALYIAQALHYCTSEGRPLYHDLNAYRVLFDEEGDPRLSCFGLMKNSRDGKSYSTNLAYTPPEYLRNGRVTPESVIYSFGTVLLDLLSGKHIPPSHGKNNMLLMDSHLEGKFSTEEATVVVNLASKCLQYEPRERPNTKDLVTTLAPLHTKPDVRSHIMLGIPKQEEAPSTPQRPLSAMGEACSRMDLTAIHQILVATHYRDDEGTNELSFQEWTQQMRDMLEARKRGDYAFRDKDFKTAIDNYSQFIDVGTMVSPTVFARRSLCYLLCDQPDPALRDAMQAQCVYPDWPTTFYIQSVALAKLNMHKDAADMLNEAAALEEKRQRGARGS; via the exons ATGGGTTGTTGCCAATCCTCTTTGTTTTCAAGAGTAAAAGAAACCGAAAACAATCCTCTAGAAAAACAACCGCAACAGCAACCACAACCCTACCAGCAATTTCACAGCACCGCCACCAACGAGACGgagaaggatttttcagatcctTCTTCGTTTACGTTCTCGGAATTTTCACTTTCCGACTTGAAATCAGCTACGAACAATTTCAGTTCGGAGTATATAGTTTCCGAGAGCGGCGAGAAGGCACCGAACTTGGTTTACAAAGGTAGGTTACAGAATCAGAAGCGGTGGATTGCTGTTAAGAAGTTCGGTAAAGCTGCTTGGCCGGATCCGAAGCAGTTCGTTGAAGAAGCTTCTGGTGTTGGGAAATTGCGTCATCCTAGGCTTGCTAATTTGATCGGTTATTGTTGCGATGGTGATGAGAGGTTGCTCGTTGCTGAGTTTATGCCTAATGATACTCTCGCTAAACACCTTTTTCACT GGGAAAATCAGACGATTGAGTGGGCCATGCGGTTGAGAGTTGCTCTTTATATTGCACAAGCTTTGCATTATTGTACTTCTGAGGGTCGTCctttgtatcatgatttgaatgcttATCGCGTTCTTTTTGATGag GAAGGTGATCCGCGTCTTTCTTGTTTTGGATTAATGAAGAACAGTAGGGATGGAAAAAGTTATAGCACAAATCTTGCTTATACACCTCCTGAATATTTAAGAAATG GAAGGGTTACCCCTGAAAGTGTAATTTACAGCTTCGGAACTGTTCTTCTTGACCTACTGAGTGGAAAGCACATCCCTCCCAGTCAT GGTAAAAACAACATGCTATTGATGGATTCTCATTTAGAGGGAAAATTTTCTACAGAAGAGGCAACAGTGGTGGTCAATCTTGCCTCTAAATGTTTGCAATATGAACCGCGAGAGCGGCCTAATACAAAGGATTTGGTCACAACACTTGCTCCATTGCACACTAAACCTGAT GTTCGTTCTCACATCATGCTTGGAATTCCAAAGCAAGAGGAAGCTCCATCTACCCCACAACGTCCTCTTTCTGCAATGGGTGAGGCTTGCTCAAGAATGGACCTCACTGCAATACATCAGATCTTAGTCGCAACGCACTATAGAGACGATGAAGGGACTAATGAG ctGTCGTTCCAAGAGTGGACTCAACAGATGAGAGATATGCTTGAGGCAAGGAAACGTGGGGACTATGCATTCCGTGATAAGGATTTTAAGACAGCTATTGATAACTATTCCCAG TTCATTGATGTGGGAACGATGGTCTCACCCACAGTTTTTGCAAGGCGAAGTCTATGCTATCTGTTATGTGATCAACCAGATCCTGCTCTACGAGATGCAATGCAAGCACAATGCGTTTATCCAGACTGGCCCACGACTTTCTACATTCAGTCGGTTGCTCTTGCAAAGCTGAACATGCACAAGGATGCAGCTGACATGTTAAATGAGGCAGCTGCATTGGAAGAAAAGAGGCAACGAGGTGCTAGAGGATCATAG
- the LOC131615617 gene encoding serine/threonine-protein kinase BSK1 isoform X1, whose amino-acid sequence MGCCQSSLFSRVKETENNPLEKQPQQQPQPYQQFHSTATNETEKDFSDPSSFTFSEFSLSDLKSATNNFSSEYIVSESGEKAPNLVYKGRLQNQKRWIAVKKFGKAAWPDPKQFVEEASGVGKLRHPRLANLIGYCCDGDERLLVAEFMPNDTLAKHLFHWENQTIEWAMRLRVALYIAQALHYCTSEGRPLYHDLNAYRVLFDEEGDPRLSCFGLMKNSRDGKSYSTNLAYTPPEYLRNGRVTPESVIYSFGTVLLDLLSGKHIPPSHALDMIQGKNNMLLMDSHLEGKFSTEEATVVVNLASKCLQYEPRERPNTKDLVTTLAPLHTKPDVRSHIMLGIPKQEEAPSTPQRPLSAMGEACSRMDLTAIHQILVATHYRDDEGTNELSFQEWTQQMRDMLEARKRGDYAFRDKDFKTAIDNYSQFIDVGTMVSPTVFARRSLCYLLCDQPDPALRDAMQAQCVYPDWPTTFYIQSVALAKLNMHKDAADMLNEAAALEEKRQRGARGS is encoded by the exons ATGGGTTGTTGCCAATCCTCTTTGTTTTCAAGAGTAAAAGAAACCGAAAACAATCCTCTAGAAAAACAACCGCAACAGCAACCACAACCCTACCAGCAATTTCACAGCACCGCCACCAACGAGACGgagaaggatttttcagatcctTCTTCGTTTACGTTCTCGGAATTTTCACTTTCCGACTTGAAATCAGCTACGAACAATTTCAGTTCGGAGTATATAGTTTCCGAGAGCGGCGAGAAGGCACCGAACTTGGTTTACAAAGGTAGGTTACAGAATCAGAAGCGGTGGATTGCTGTTAAGAAGTTCGGTAAAGCTGCTTGGCCGGATCCGAAGCAGTTCGTTGAAGAAGCTTCTGGTGTTGGGAAATTGCGTCATCCTAGGCTTGCTAATTTGATCGGTTATTGTTGCGATGGTGATGAGAGGTTGCTCGTTGCTGAGTTTATGCCTAATGATACTCTCGCTAAACACCTTTTTCACT GGGAAAATCAGACGATTGAGTGGGCCATGCGGTTGAGAGTTGCTCTTTATATTGCACAAGCTTTGCATTATTGTACTTCTGAGGGTCGTCctttgtatcatgatttgaatgcttATCGCGTTCTTTTTGATGag GAAGGTGATCCGCGTCTTTCTTGTTTTGGATTAATGAAGAACAGTAGGGATGGAAAAAGTTATAGCACAAATCTTGCTTATACACCTCCTGAATATTTAAGAAATG GAAGGGTTACCCCTGAAAGTGTAATTTACAGCTTCGGAACTGTTCTTCTTGACCTACTGAGTGGAAAGCACATCCCTCCCAGTCAT GCACTTGATATGATACAGGGTAAAAACAACATGCTATTGATGGATTCTCATTTAGAGGGAAAATTTTCTACAGAAGAGGCAACAGTGGTGGTCAATCTTGCCTCTAAATGTTTGCAATATGAACCGCGAGAGCGGCCTAATACAAAGGATTTGGTCACAACACTTGCTCCATTGCACACTAAACCTGAT GTTCGTTCTCACATCATGCTTGGAATTCCAAAGCAAGAGGAAGCTCCATCTACCCCACAACGTCCTCTTTCTGCAATGGGTGAGGCTTGCTCAAGAATGGACCTCACTGCAATACATCAGATCTTAGTCGCAACGCACTATAGAGACGATGAAGGGACTAATGAG ctGTCGTTCCAAGAGTGGACTCAACAGATGAGAGATATGCTTGAGGCAAGGAAACGTGGGGACTATGCATTCCGTGATAAGGATTTTAAGACAGCTATTGATAACTATTCCCAG TTCATTGATGTGGGAACGATGGTCTCACCCACAGTTTTTGCAAGGCGAAGTCTATGCTATCTGTTATGTGATCAACCAGATCCTGCTCTACGAGATGCAATGCAAGCACAATGCGTTTATCCAGACTGGCCCACGACTTTCTACATTCAGTCGGTTGCTCTTGCAAAGCTGAACATGCACAAGGATGCAGCTGACATGTTAAATGAGGCAGCTGCATTGGAAGAAAAGAGGCAACGAGGTGCTAGAGGATCATAG
- the LOC131615616 gene encoding protein ALTERED PHOSPHATE STARVATION RESPONSE 1, with protein sequence MGCTSSKLDDLPAVALCRERCTFLDEAIHQRYSLAASHVAYINSLTAIGHSLNLFIQHDRALSASAASPPPSPPPKNHHIATKHSSPSPPHSDSGSHLHFHSDSDDHDHDELDDEEHDDFHSRSHSPSPLHLPHKNNGNYYNDSPQQHQYHSNLHMNFMKNKPPPASSIVYEHRPMSNETVYVGESSSSFYNPYQQQPYQQPYQQPYQPPYPYNNNNNNNNNYNSNYYGYPNPPSSSFYGSSPPPVVPSSKPAPAPPSPPKTSTWDFLNFFDSEEKYYPQTNYTPSATPSRPSRDSKEVREEEGIPDLEDEDEVVKQVHGDQKLVDPPNHSHDHGGHLHDEEDESEVEYEVHVVDKKVVDDDDKPKPKPKPNSAFRPGSRNPLEVAKEIQILFQRASDSGSHIADILEVGKLRYHHKATSKMLHLVAPSLSVVSSASKNAQSTDPNNTDLDVELTIRSRNLSSTLHKLYLWEKKLYNEVKAEEKMRVVHDRKCRKLKRLDERGADFNKVDLTRTVIRDLSTKISMAINVVDKISMTINKIRDEELWPQLKGLIQGFNRMWKSMLECHHNQCEAIREARILSSVASRMKSGDSHLQATKQLEQELINWTFQFAGWVSAQKGYVRALNNWLLKCLLYEPEETSDGIVPFSPGRIGAPQIFVICNQWSQALDRISEREVVDTMHVFTMSVLHIWEQDKLELHQQLVQNKDLERKVRNIDRDDQKLQKQIQALERKIIMPSGEGKGLSVSENILYQSDKSSNLQASLQRIFEAMEKFTNESVRAYEELLQRSEEVSAPRNHE encoded by the exons ATGGGTTGTACCAGCTCCAAGTTGGACGATCTCCCGGCGGTCGCTCTCTGCCGCGAACGCTGCACCTTCCTCGACGAAGCCATCCACCAACGCTACTCCCTCGCCGCATCTCACGTCGCTTACATCAATTCCCTTACCGCAATTGGCCACTCTTTAAACCTTTTCATTCAACACGATAGGGCTTTATCCGCCTCCGCGGCATCACCGCCACCTTCACCTCCTCCTAAAAACCACCACATCGCCACCAAACACtcttctccttctcctcctcACTCCGATTCCGGTTCTCATCTTCATTTCCACTCCGATTCCGACGACCACGACCACGACGAACTAGACGATGAAGAACATGATGATTTTCATTCTCGTTCTCATTCTCCTTCTCCTTTACATCTCCCTCACAAAAACAACGGTAATTACTACAACGATTCACCACAACAGCATCAATATCATAGCAATCTTCATATGAATTTCATGAAGAATAAACCTCCTCCTGCTTCTTCAATCGTGTACGAACACAGACCCATGAGTAACGAAACTGTTTATGTCGGTGAATCATCTTCCTCCTTCTACAAcccttatcaacaacaaccatATCAGCAACCATATCAACAGCCATATCAACCGCCATATccatataacaacaataacaacaacaacaataattacAATAGTAACTACTATGGATATCCAAATcctccttcttcttccttctaTGGATCTTCACCGCCTCCGGTGGTTCCTTCTTCGAAACCGGCACCAGCTCCGCCGTCTCCTCCAAAAACTTCAACTTGGGATTTTCTCAATTTCTTTGACAGTGAGGAAAAGTACTATCCTCAGACTAATTACACGCCGTCCGCCACGCCTAGTCGTCCGAGCCGTGATTCGAAGGAGGTGAGGGAGGAAGAAGGGATCCCTGActtggaagatgaggatgaagttGTTAAGCAGGTTCATGGAGATCAGAAGCTTGTTGACCCTCCTAATCATTCTCATGATCATGGTGGTCATCTTCATGATGAAGAGGACGAGTCTGAAGTGGAATATGAGGTTCATGTGGTGGATAAGAAAGTTGTAGATGATGATGATAAACCTAAGCCTAAACCCAAGCCCAATTCCGCATTTCGACCCGGTTCTAGGAATCCCCTTGAAGTTGCCAAAGAAATTCAGATTCTTTTTCAGAGGGCTTCTGATTCCGGTTCACATATCGCGGATATCCTTGAAGTTGGAAAGCTTCGATATCATCACAAAG CTACTTCCAAGATGTTACATCTGGTTGCACCCTCATTGTCTGTGGTGTCTTCTGCTTCAAAAAATGCCCAATCCACCGATCCTAACAACACGGATCTTGATGTTGAACTCACTATCAGGTCGCGTAATCTTTCCTCTACGCTCCACAAGCTGTATCTCTGGGAGAAGAAACTCTATAATGAAGTTAAG GCAGAGGAAAAGATGCGGGTCGTGCATGATAGGAAGTGTCGTAAACTGAAGCGATTGGATGAAAGGGGTGCCGATTTTAACAAAGTTGATTTGACTCGAACTGTGATTAGGGATCTGTCCACAAAAATAAGTATGGCAATCAATGTTGTTGACAAGATTTCTATGACGAtaaataaaataagggatgaagaACTGTGGCCACAGCTGAAGGGATTAATCCAGGG GTTTAACAGAATGTGGAAATCCATGCTCGAATGCCATCATAATCAGTGCGAAGCAATTAGAGAAGCCAGAATCCTGAGTTCCGTTGCATCCAGAATGAAAAGCGGTGATAGTCATCTTCAAGCTACCAAGCAGCTCGAACAAGAGCTTATCAATTGGACTTTCCAATTTGCTGGTTGGGTAAGTGCCCAGAAAGGTTATGTCAGAGCATTGAATAATTGGCTGCTGAAATGTCTCCTGTATGAACCTGAAGAAACATCTGATGGCATAGTCCCTTTCTCCCCCGGTAGGATTGGTGCTCCCCAAATATTTGTAATATGTAATCAGTGGTCTCAAGCTTTGGATAGAATATCTGAACGGGAAGTTGTTGATACCATGCATGTATTTACTATGAGTGTCCTTCATATCTGGGAACAAGATAAGCTAGAATTGCATCAACAACTTGTACAGAACAAGGATCTCGAGAGAAAAGTGAGAAATATAGATAGAGATGACCAGAAGCTGCAAAAGCAAATTCAGGCATTAGAGCGGAAGATAATCATGCCATCTGGGGAAGGCAAAGGTCTCTCAGTTTCTGAGAATATCTTATATCAGAGTGACAAAAGCAGTAATCTACAAGCTAGTTTGCAGCGGATTTTCGAGGCAATGGAGAAATTTACTAATGAATCTGTGAGAGCTTATGAAGAGCTGCTGCAACGTAGTGAAGAAGTTAGTGCCCCTCGAAATCATGAATGA